One stretch of Anabrus simplex isolate iqAnaSimp1 chromosome 3, ASM4041472v1, whole genome shotgun sequence DNA includes these proteins:
- the LOC136866842 gene encoding zinc finger protein-like 1 homolog — MGLCKCPKRKVTNQFCFEHRVNVCEHCMVTNHPKCIVQSYLQWLQDSDYNPICELCFQELAGEDCVRLICYHVFHWTCLNQYARDLPPTTAPAGYLCPSCKVGIFPAPNLVSPVADVLREKLAGVNWARAGIGLPLLFEDRDEGIRQKLNGNKTLMSSVTEDILSNQRPHTPEQNIVSSSEFEHNHSRPSSNKLDNQHSVVHVEDTLPTFSRTDSFPVQVPRRVFEAVDESRETFVDHDENKYKRRPAFEWFSIWWKTVIGPSPRRRISRGHLHRSYWMAVLLSFIGLLTLITLFSWLGRMATENDHNLDPLQDPKIRINDPK; from the coding sequence ATGGGACTTTGTAAGTGTCCCAAACGGAAGGTTACGAACCAGTTTTGTTTTGAGCACCGTGTTAATGTTTGTGAGCATTGCATGGTGACAAACCATCCCAAGTGTATAGTCCAATCATATCTACAGTGGCTTCAAGATAGTGATTACAATCCCATTTGTGAACTGTGTTTTCAGGAGCTGGCTGGAGAAGACTGTGTGCGGCTCATATGTTACCATGTATTCCACTGGACATGCTTGAACCAGTATGCTCGTGATCTACCACCGACGACTGCACCGGCAGGTTATTTGTGTCCTTCCTGTAAGGTTGGAATCTTCCCTGCACCAAACCTAGTATCACCTGTCGCTGATGTTTTAAGAGAGAAGCTTGCTGGTGTTAACTGGGCTAGAGCAGGTATTGGCCTTCCTTTGCTTTTCGAAGACCGAGATGAAGGAATTAGACAGAAGCTTAATGGAAATAAAACTCTTATGTCTAGTGTGACAGAAGACATTTTAAGTAACCAGAGGCCACACACCCCAGAACAAAATATAGTGTCAAGTTCCGAATTTGAACATAATCACTCAAGACCTTCAAGTAATAAGTTGGATAATCAACATTCAGTGGTTCACGTTGAGGATACATTGCCCACCTTCAGTCGGACTGATAGCTTTCCAGTTCAAGTCCCTCGCCGAGTTTTTGAAGCTGTCGATGAATCCAGAGAGACATTTGTTGACCATGATGAAAACAAGTATAAGCGACGCCCTGCATTCGAATGGTTttctatatggtggaaaacggttATTGGTCCATCACCTCGTAGACGCATTAGCCGAGGCCATCTGCATCGAAGCTACTGGATGGCAGTTCTCCTTTCCTTTATTGGGCTGTTGACCTTGATTACTCTCTTTTCGTGGCTGGGCAGGATGGCTACCGAAAATGATCACAATCTGGACCCATTACAGGATCCTAAAATTCGTATAAATGATCCAAAATAA